TCTTCTAACCTATCTTGCTTCATAGGCTTAGGAATTACAAACATATCATTACCATCAATCTTAGTTGCCAAAGCTCTGTACTCATCTGCCTGATTCACCGTCGGGTCAAAGTCAATCACTGTCTTCTTATTAATTTCTGCTCTTTGAACCATATTATCTCTCGGTACAAAATGAATCATTTGAGAACCAAGTTCTTTCGCAAATGCAGAAACCAGTTCGGCTTCACCATCAACCTTTCTGGAATTACAGATGATACCACCAAGTCTTACACCTCCGGTATTAGCATACTTTTGAATACCTTTTGAGATGTTATTAGCCGCATATAATGCCATCATTTCTCCGGATGCTACAATATAAATTTCCTGTGCTTTTCCTTCGCGGATAGGCATTGCAAATCCGCCGCATACAACATCGCCAAGTACATCATAAAATACATAATCCAAATCTTCCGTATAAGCTCCAAGTTGCTCTAACAAATTAATAGATGTAATAATGCCTCGCCCCGCACATCCAACTCCAGGTTCTGGACCACCGGATTCTACGCATCTGATTTTTGCAAAGCCTTCTTTTAAGATAAAATCAAGATCAATATCTTCACCTTCCTCACGGAGCGTATCCAGTACCGTCTTCTGTGCCAGACCACCAAGTACAAGTCTGGTTGAATCTGCTTTTGGGTCACAGCCTACAATCATAATCTGTTTTCCCATTTCACCCAAACCTGCGGTTAAATTTTGGGTAGTAGTAGATTTACCGATACCGCCTTTACCATAAATAGCAACCTGCCTCATAAATAATTCCTCCTTTAAAATGTGCTCACAGCTTAGTTAATTGTTATTCCACCTGCAAGTAACAAGGTTGTAATAAGCTTGCCCTTGCACTCTTATATAAACAAAAAAACGCCATTACTTTTCAGTAATGACGTCTCTGTCTAATAGAGTACTTGCTTATAGAAAACCTGTAATTTCTATAGCACAAATTTTATCATTAAGGATATACTTATTCAATACACCGATTTGTCAATAATTTTTCTCAATATGAAACCTTTTTTGCACAATATTTACTATTAAATTTTCAATCATTCATTCCGGTTCAGCTAAAAAAGTATTGTTTCATAACATTTCATTCCAAAAGTAAGTCAATAAACTAACCATAAAACCTACGGTCAGTTTATTGACTCTAATATTATTTCTGCAAATGAATCCGTACGTTTTAAACATTCATATATCTGCATGAAGCCCATACATATTACCAAATTTCTCCGACTTTTCCTTGCTTCTTGAAGCTGCACCTCTAAGTTCAACTTCAACCATTGCACACACGTTTGAGCAAATTTATCAGCAATTTTACCAAGTCCTATGATGCCCCAGGCTATTTTCTTCACTTGTATTCCTCCTTTCATGCAAGTTATTTGAGCATACGAGTTAATAACCCTCCTATTATGAAATATCAATCAATTACACTACTTCCTTTTGGTTTTACTTATATCTAAGAGATATACTATATGAAATAATACCATCCTTTTTCTACAGTTTCAATCGTAAAGCATGTACGTTTTTATTCAATATATGAACATATACAGATAGGAAAGAATGAATTCATCTTTTCCCATTACGATACTGCCTTGGAGAATAACCCATATGTTTTTGAAATTGCCTTGAGAAATAATTACTGTCATTAAAACCGCTCCTATATGCAATGTATGGGCTGAGTTCTATGATTTTACGTGGGAACAACATGACTCGTTGTAAGTACTGGAAAAGGGACTGTCGCAATTCTGTAAATAGAAAATGCTTGCAACAGTCCTCTAAGAACGATTGGCGAATTAAAAATTGTAATGACCTTTAATAGTTTTAAACTTGTTCATTAGATAGATATACGGAAAATTTTGTTCCTTTACCAACTTCGGATGCTATTTTTATATAGCCGCCTTGTAGTGTAATAATCTTGCGTACTATGTATAACCCAATACCTATACCAGGAACTTCATGTACTTCTTCTTCTCTATAAAAACGTTTAAATATTTCTGCTTGATGAGGCTCTGAAACTCCCTTTCCATTATCCACTATATCTATTTTTGTATACATTTCCCACCTGGTTACGCTTACATCTACTCTTCCACCTATAGGTGTATATTTTACTGCATTATCAAGAATATTGAACAGGGCTTCTGCTGTCCACTTAGTATCATGGGGTACCATTAAATTTGAATCACAATCTACTGTAACTGTTATACACTTTTTTTCTGCCTGCATAACGATAGCTCCCAGCGCATCTGCCAATGTCTCATATATGGAATATTTCTTTTTCTCTAATACAATTACCCCTGCCTCCAGCCTCGAAGTCTTTATCATGGCTTGCATTAAAAAATCAAGCTTATCAAGTTGTCCTGCCATTGACCTCAATAATTCTATTCTTTTTTCTTTGGACAAATCCCCTTCTAACATAATTGAATACATCAATTTCAGATTTGCTATAGGTGTTTTAGTCTGGTGTGAAATATCAGAAATCAATTCTTGTAAAATGTTTTTTTCATTACTAATAATAGAACGATTTTCATTACTAATCTCATATAACCGAATCAGTCGATGGTTAATTCTTGCCAACAATGTTTCTTCGTATAGTGCAGATTTAGGCTGTTCTTCTCCACGTATCATTAAATCCATACTATGACAAATATCGTCTGTAAATTGTACGAGCTTTCTATGTAATAAGATAAAAAAACAAACAACCCAGGCTAAGTTAATTAAAAAAAACATAGCAATTATTAATGATACTATTATATTACCTGTAAATAAAAATATACAAAGAAGAAATATAGTGTCTATGATAAATACACAAATGCCCATAAAAATGTAAATATTTCTGATTGACACCTCTTTAGACTTCAATTTTTTCCTTCCCCCATCCACATATATCCCATACTATATACTGTTTTAATATACTTATATCTATTATTTTCTATTTTATTACGAATTCGGCATATCATTGTGGTTAGAGTATGTTCATCAACAAAATTTTCATCGACATCCCACAGTTTCTCCAACAAGGTTTGTCTAGTCAAAACATTTTTAGGATTTGCTGTAAATATTTTCAAAGTGCGATATTCCATTGGCGTAAATTCTATTAGTTGTCCATTTATAAAGGAAGTGAGCTTAGAAAAATTAATTAACAGATTGTCATCATCATAACAATCATCCCAAGCTTGTCTAATCATTCGACGAAATAAAACATCAATTTTCTTTTGTAATACCCGAATTGGAAACGGTTTTGTCACATAATCATCTGCTCCTAATTCAAATCCCTTTATCATATCACTTTCCATATCATTTGCTGTTAAGAAAAATATGGCTGTATTTGTAGAACTCTTCTTTATTTTCTCACATAAATCAAACCCATTACCATCAGGTAAATTTATATCAAGAATAATCAACTTATATTCCTCATCTTTAATAAGCTTTTGTGCGGTAACAGCTGAAGAAGCTGATTCTACCAAATATCCCTTATGGGTTAGACAGTAAGATAGATTCCTGCTCAATAATAGGTCATCTTCTACAATTAATATTTTCTCTGTCATCTGTTTCATACCTCTCTCCTGTTAAAATACAAAATACTAATCATAATTAAACAAGAAATTACATATTATTTTCTTTCATTTTGGCAAAATACTTTTAATAAATTTTATACCAAGTTCCATATATTAGCAATGTTTTAGCAAGAAATTAATTTAAAACAGTAAAGATTCTTCTAAATATATAACATCATTAAAGGGAACTTCACTTGACAAAAAAGAAGGAGGTGTGAACTCCCTCCTTCCTTTTAACTATATACTTAGGAATATTGCCTCATTAACTATTATATTAGTAAATCCCAACAGTTTTTCCAAATTTATAGAGATACTGAGCCACTGTAGTAATGGCATTCTGAACCGATTGCCTTGCGGCTGACTCATATGTATCCTTTTGTTGTGCTTGTTCAACTAACGCATAACTTTTCAGTGCCGCTCCATGTATTAAATCACCAACTGAACTATTTACTGCTGTTTGATATATACCATTGGCAAGAGTATTTCCATTTATATAAAAAGACGTTCTGTTTACATCAACATATTTTTCAAATTCTGAATGGTTGCTATTTAATGCAGTTAGGTTTGAGGCATGATGAGGTACATTCACATCTGATACATAATGCGTTCCACGTCCAATGTATTTGAATGCTTCTGTAACATTCCCAGCATTATAGCTTGCTACCGCACGATTAAAATATTCTACTGCTCTAGTTTTTGCTGTTGGAGACGATTGACCTAACCAATTTACTCCTGTCTTCGGATTATAGAAATGTCCCGCAAATGTTCCATAGTCAGTTTCATTTCCTAACTTGTCTGGCCAATCTGTGTTCGCCATCATTTCAAGAGCATTTGCTTCACTGTTCATTACACTATTTCCCTGATCTCGATATAATATTGTTAACGCCGATGCCACAATATATTGATGCGTGTGGTCATTACCACCACTTACAAATTGAACTGATATTCCATCCAATACACTACTGCTTTCATCAATTGCTTCGCGCAGTATTGGTGCATCCAATTCATAGATTTCATCTGATCCATTGGCAATAGCGATTACCTTCTCTGGTAATCCATTTAACTCCTTCTCCTCAATTGAGGCAAATACGGTAACACTGCTGCTAATCATCAACAGCATACACACATAGCAAATTAATTTTTTTAATCCCTTCTTCATAATAACTCCCTTCAATTAGATATTTAGGTTTTATAAAACCTATAAAAATGAATTACTTGATTATTTAATTTTCAAATATTAGTATACTACTTGTTTGAAAATTTTTCAATATTTTTCCATATTTTCCTTCTTTATTTTAAGTTACTTTTTTTATAACAAAGGAATGAATTTGTTTTCTGTTAGGACATTTCTGTAACATTTGGCATTTATAATAGTATTATCTTATAGAGAGGAAAGGGTTAAATGAATATTTTACAGACTAATGAATTAAAAAAATATTACAGTCAGGGATCGAATATAACAAAGGCACTAGATGGTATAAGCTTTTCTGTTGAAAAAGGAGAATTTGTTGCTGTGGTCGGTACTTCTGGAAGCGGAAAATCCACATTGTTACATATGATTGGTGGATTGGACACCCCGACATCTGGTACTGTACTCGTTAAAAACAACGACTTAACTAAATTGAATGATGAACAGGCTACTATTTTTCGTCGCCGAAATATAGGCTTTATATTTCAAAATTATAACCTTGTTCCAATCCTAAATGTCTATGAAAATATTGTCCTTCCAGTTGACTTAGATGGTGAAATCGTAGACACAGCTTTTTTGGATGAGATTATTAACATGCTGTCATTAAGAGAAAAATTGCAAAGCATGCCAAACAATCTCTCTGGTGGACAACAACAACGTGTAGCTATTGCCAGAGCGTTGGTTACCAAACCGGCTATTATTTTAGCAGATGAACCAACGGGTAATCTGGATAGTAAAACAAGTGCAGATGTAATTGGATTACTTCAAATGAGTAGTAAAAAATACCAGCAAACCATTGTCATGATTACTCATAATAATGAAATTGCACAACTTGCAGACCGAATCGTCCGAATTGAAGACGGACAGATTATAGACAGGCGGTGATGTAATGTTCCAAAATAAAAATACTAAAATTATAAAACAGTTATCAAATAGTAGTATTAAAGCGGATAAAAGACGTAATTTGTTTGTCATTCTCACCATTGCATTCGCAACTTGCCTAATGCTGGTTTTGGCTCTTAGTAACCTAGGTCGTTCTCGCGAAAATAAATTATTTTTACAAGGCAGATATCAAGCATCTTTCATAAAATTAAATAATGCAACCATTAATTCTATGGAAATGCATAATTCAGTTGAAAAAATAGGCAGGAAGCTTGATATAACAACACAACGAGTGGATGATTATACGTTAAATATTGTTTTTAAAGATAGTGCTGCACTTCTTCTGCTCAGTTCACCAAAATTAATCGGACACATGCCAGAAAAGTCAAATGAAATCATAGTAGAACAATCTTATTTAGAGCATATTGGTCTTACACCCACACTCAATCAACAAATTAAATTGGACTTAGGAGATAATAATGAGACAACATACACAGTATGCGGTATACTTAAAGGAAAAAATGACAGCAGAAGCTATCAAGTGATTCCCTCTGAAGCGCTTGTGGAAGCCATCACAAACGGAATGCCTTTATATGACACCTTAGTGCGATTCAAAGATACTCAAAATATACCAACCGATTATTTAAGGACAGAAATTAAGAATTTTGCAAAAGAGTTTAATATATCTGAAAAGGAATTTGTATATAGCTCCACATATTTTGACCTTGCAAAAGAAAGTTCTACCTTGGAGATAGCCGCTATAGTCATAGCAAGCATTATGATTGTAGTTGCCTGTTCATTAGTAATTTATAGCTTATTCTATATTTCAGTAATAGGGAAAGCTCAAGCATATGGACGACTTAGAATAATCGGAACGACCAAAAAACAAATCAAAAGAATGGTACGAAAAGAAGGAATTAAACTAGCCTCTATTGCTATTCCCGTTGGATTAATAGTTGGATGTATCATTAGTTATTTGTTAGTTCCAAAAGGCTGGCATTTGCCCACAACGATAATAAGTATCTTACTAATTACTGTAGTAACAGAAATCACAATTTATATCGCAATACATACACCGGTAAAGATAGCCGCCTCTGTTTCACCTATAGAAGCAATACGTATTACACCTTATACTGGCTTAGTGAAGGGTGAGTACTCAAAAAAGTTACATCATCCTATTACCCCCATTCGACTAGCGCAAATGAATTTTGTGAGAAACAAAAAAAAGACAACATTAACATTACTATCTCTTGGTTTTTCCGGTATACTATTAATGTGTGCTTCTGCTTATTTGAATTCTATTGATACAACTGAGATGGCAAAGCAAGCAATGCCCCGTGGAGATTTTAATATTACGCTGAATCCAACAGCTGTCACTGATTCATTTATAGAAAATTATACGCAATTGCAGAGTATGAATCCACTCAATAAAGATTTAGAAGATGCCTTGTTGGCCATTGAGGGTGTAAATCATATAGAAAAATTTGTGGGATGTAAGTCTGAACTTATCTACCCAAATGGTGAAAAAAGTCAAGTCCGCGTAATAGGATTAACACAACAGCAGCTTAATGAATACAAAGCCAATTTATTAGAAGGTACAGCCGATTATGACGAACTAATAAAAAATAACGGAATTTTAGTTGCTGATCCGGGAGGACTTATTAATCAACTCTATGGCTACACTGCAAAGCTTGATGATATAATATCCATAGAAACAGATGAGGGTACCTATAAAAAGTTTAAGGTAATGGGTATAATGAAGAATTTGAATATTGGTATTGATATGGCTTTTTACTTCGTCCCTGATGACTTAGTCCCCAAGTTAAAAAGTAATGTATCCAACTTTAATACGCATTTTTTTGTACGTGCGGATAATATAAAGCTTAAACCTGTAGAAAAGCAGATATTTAATCTTGCTTCCCAAAATATAGGTTTAGAAGTAACTTCCATTAATGACGTTCAAAATTCCTTACAAAATCTATTAGACAATTACAAAATGCCCCTTTATGGACTAATCATATTTATTTCGGTGTTTGGATTAATTAATTTGATAAATACATTAATGACAAACTTAATTTCCAGACAACAGGAGTTTGGTATGTTACAATCAATAGGATTGAGTAATAAACAGCTTTCACATGTTATCCAATCCGAGTGTTTGTTATATATACTAGGAACATTGTTCCTGACCTTAACGATAGGAAGTATATGTGGTTATCTTCTATGTTCTGTCTTTAATCAAGTTGGGATTTACGGTAAGCTAACTTATCATTTTCCTGTATTGGAATTAGCATTATACTTTACATTCCTACTGCTGATTCAATTTTTATTCTCATATATTGCTATGAATATACTAAGAAAGAAGCCGTTAGTTCAACGGATTAAGATGATTGATTAATTCATTAAAAGTAGCCGCTCTAATCCTTTGCATACGCAAGTTTCAAGCGGCTATTTTTACTAAATCTTTTACAAGTATTAGTTATCTGTACTTAGCCAGGCAGTATCACCCCAGCAGTCATACATACAATGAACCTTTATGGTGCCACAGATTTCACTCCAGCCATATATATTCACTTCTGCTTCCTCAAGCTCTTTTCTTTCTTTTACAATCTCATCATTCATGTTACAATCCTCCTTCTTTATGCTAAGGTGAAAACTCCTATTGCACATAATTACTTTAAAATTGATTCCCTGGAATGACTCCTCATTCTAATCATATCCTACGTACTTATTTTTCTGTTGTAATCCATGGAGTTAAATTAATACAATCAACCATACAACCATATTTAGGATCTCCACAACCGTATGTATAAACGTTAACTTCTGCTTCCTGAAGTTCTGTTGTGGTTTTGTTGTTTTCATTCATTTCGTACTCCTCCCTTCGTTTTATTTTCTATATAAAACTAAAATCAGATATCTTCACTATTAAAAATATCCGAAGATAGTTCTATAGCAATTATTAATTCCTCCTTAGTAAGTTATTTTTTCAATAATTACACTAAACTATGTATTTCAGATACTGCTTTTCCTCGCAAAATTTAACAAACGAATTTATATTTTGTAAATTACTGCATTTTGAATTATAAATTAATAAGTTATACGTTATTATAACTTTCTGAAGCATACAATCTATTTTTACATGATTAAACTGCTCCGCTCCGCAACCTCCGCCACACAAATATTTAAACTTACAATCTTCGCAGTATTCTTTTAATTCAACATGAAACAACTTCTTAACATCCATTTGTTTGATTAATTCATTCCATTTTTTTAGTATCATTTTTGTAGAATCTGTATTTATATCACCAACGCGAAATTCTCTATTTGCTAATGAATGACAAATGTATATATTCCCATCCGGAAAAATAACTAGTGCTCTTCCAAGGGCACTGCACTGCTTTTGTACCTGAATATTTCTAAAAAAAATCTGCGCTAATTTAGTGCATGTATATTTTTTTGCAATGATATATTTTGCAATACATAAATATACCTGCAATTTTTCTTCCGAACTCATTATCTTTATATTATCGTCTAAGGCACTCCCAGTTGATGAAACAAAATTAAAAATAAAATCTGTATTTTGATTTGCAGCGATATCAAGAATCTGATACATTGCTGAATCATTATTGTTATAAACAAATGATAACGTTACCTCTGTCTTAATTACGTTCATTCTTTGAATGAACGTAATTAAATTTTCAGTACAATTAGAAAAATGTGCTGTACTTATTTCTACCCGATTTACTCTTCCTGCTATTCGATTTATGATAGTATCATTTAATAGTAACCCATTACTCTGAACAATCACCTGCGCTTCTGTTTTAGTATATATGCAGTCTATTAACTCTGCTATTTCATTATGTATAAAGGGTTCTCCCCCACTTATGATTATTCTTCTTGGCTTGATTTCATTTATCATTGGAACTATATTATTCATAAGGGTATCGACTGTTAACTCAAAAGAATTTATTTCTTCTTTCTTATTCGATCGCATTGAGCAGAATGTACATGACAAATTACAATTGTTTGTAATAAATAGATAGACAGTATTTACTTGAGCTACCCGTTTTCTTTTTAACTCACTTTGTTCTTTCAAAATTCTATTAATAATACTATATGAATTTTCCACTTCACACTCTTTATAGTATTCCGTATTCACAGAAATGCAGATTTCCTCCACCGAGTCTATAAGTATAGTACGTTTTCCCAATTCTACCGTATGGATATCCTTTAATTTAGACATGTCCAATACTCCTTTTCTGATAATACTGTTTGAATGCTTCCTGTTGTGTCGAACTTAGGTTGCTTCTTAGTAAATTAAATATAAACTTCGTCATATTACAGTTGATTGTTATTGGTTTATAAAAATCTCTATGCACCTCATAGTTATTCATAATACAACCACATACCCTGCAATGTGTAAACTCTGAACATTTTATACAACTTTCATTTGTACTACAATTTAACTTAACAAAGCTTCGTATTTTATCAACATCCAACCCTTCCGATACATCGCCTACTTTTACCATCTCATCAATTTCTGTACAAGGGTATATAATTCCATCTACCGTGACATAAATTGAAATGAGTCCTGCCTTACAGCCAAAAAAATGTGATAATGTGAATAAATTACTGATACGGTCCTCAAAATACTTCCAATATATATTTTTACCATGCCTTCGAATGTTACTATAAAAGACAAAAGCTTTTTCCATCTGTACGCATAACCTATTAAAGTCCTCTTCTGACCAAGTAGAATATATATTAATTGTACTTTCCACAATTTTGAATCCCAAATCTGTTAAATGTAACATATTCTCATATAATGAATTGCAATTATTTGTTGTTATTACATTTGCCACATGACATATCTTCTCTGTTTTTTTCTCATATTCCCATATTAAGGGTAATTTTGAAATAATATCTTTATAACTTCCCTTATGATGATAGTATTCTCTATTTAGGTTATGTACCTCTTCTGTACCATCAATACTAACTTTTAAATCAAAATTATGCTGAATTAAAAATCTGACTTTTTCCTGATCTAGTAATGTCCCATTGGTTGTGGTACTGAATAATATGCTTAATCCGCTTTCTAAACCTTTCTTAGAGGCATAATCAACACAAAACTCTATTAATTCAAATGCCAACATTGGTTCCCCGCCAATAAAATAGATCACTAAGGTTTTATCCCTCTGCTTTCTTGCTTCATGAATAGAAAGATCCATTGCACTTTTAGCGGTATCCTTTGGCATTTTTCTGTTTTTCTTTTCACCAAGATAACAATATTTACAGTTTAAATTACATTGATTTACAACTTCCAATGATAACGTATACATTGTAATCCTCCCCTTGTTTTACAAATAAGGTTGCTCAATCAGCAAACCATACTCTTTTTGTAAACTCATTCTCTCCTCTATTGAATAGATAGGATACCTTGTATATATCTTTCTAAAGAGAATTCCTGTGTTTATTATAATTCTGTCTAATTCTTTTTTATTATTTGTATAATAGCCATAGTTATCTATATCAATTAAAAACGTTCCATTTTCTAAAGAAATTTTGCTTTTTGTATGCAAAAAGCTCTCTACCTCATTAAACACTACTATATCACTACATAAAAAGCATTCTTTTGCAAACCTTCTTTGCAACAAATCTTTTGGACGGTTACTCATGCAAATAACATAATTATTTTTGTAATCTACAAAATCAGGTATGCTATTAACTCTGTTTTTCTCCACTTTTTTAATATACTCTAATACAGTACTATTTCTTATTTCTTCATAATAAACACTTAACATTCCCGTAATCCTTGCTGCTAAAAAACTATTTCCACCCATTAAGTATTTTTGATTTAATTGATAATATGAAACCATACTATCAAAGGCAAAACTAATATTGTTATTTTTTGTGTCGTATCTAAAGAATTTATTTACTTCTTTTCCAAAATTATTATCTACTCCAATAACATTATCAAAGCTTGCAGGGTATGCAACATAGTTCTCATTACTATGTGCTGCTACTAATAATACTCCCTTACTCTTAGCCTCCTCACATATTTTATAAAAATAATCCGAATATAACTCTTCTATACCTAAACTTATATTTATGATGCCGACCCCCTCATCCACCAGCGCATTGATGCTATCAGCCATAAGTATTCCATTTTTTTGATTTTCATTTCCTATAATATTATATAGAATTATTTCTGCTAACGGATTTTCGGCTAAGATAGCGGCACAAACATACTCTGCATGAGTGAATGGATAGTTTTCTTCAGATATTATTTTTATACCCGGTCTTATTCTTCTTACTTCTATCTTTTTATCCTTAAAAAAATCATGATTTAATTGTGCATCTGTATCTATGACTCCTATCTTCATAATGACTCCCGTATCAAGGTCATATTATTTTACCAACACCATTTCTTTATCAGTTAATTCATAAATAACATTGGCTTGCTCTAATTCACTCTGATTATGTGTTGACATAATAATAATCCTATCTTTTGAAATTTTTTTCAGTAACTTATAAAATTTTTCTCTTCTTATCCCAT
The nucleotide sequence above comes from Anaerocolumna cellulosilytica. Encoded proteins:
- a CDS encoding S8 family serine peptidase, with the protein product MKIGVIDTDAQLNHDFFKDKKIEVRRIRPGIKIISEENYPFTHAEYVCAAILAENPLAEIILYNIIGNENQKNGILMADSINALVDEGVGIINISLGIEELYSDYFYKICEEAKSKGVLLVAAHSNENYVAYPASFDNVIGVDNNFGKEVNKFFRYDTKNNNISFAFDSMVSYYQLNQKYLMGGNSFLAARITGMLSVYYEEIRNSTVLEYIKKVEKNRVNSIPDFVDYKNNYVICMSNRPKDLLQRRFAKECFLCSDIVVFNEVESFLHTKSKISLENGTFLIDIDNYGYYTNNKKELDRIIINTGILFRKIYTRYPIYSIEERMSLQKEYGLLIEQPYL